A genome region from Setaria italica strain Yugu1 chromosome III, Setaria_italica_v2.0, whole genome shotgun sequence includes the following:
- the LOC101785362 gene encoding homeobox-leucine zipper protein HOX3-like produces MEFKGLGESSSGLELTIATPTGIDLNSLLFESNDDGGNGSNDDENATELDLLKTINHPPPHAGEKAPEDVLTMRGVDVEGDAAGGGSLITRRLYRKLSKEQNDELEAAFQQNNFIDRSSKEALAERLKITLKQVDVWFLNRRCRLRKQQTEEAHIQNKQLVEELTKKKRRLKRKIEKLKKRNKELKEKLKAAATPQAAAPPPPPPSAPSVMLLPLTAGLNDALAAALNTQQGSAAAAAAALPSSGAPPQPPSGGGSSII; encoded by the exons ATGGAGTTCAAGGGCCTCGGCGAGTCCAGTTCGGGCTTAGAGCTCACCATTGCTACCCCAACAGGAATCGACCTCAACTCCTTATTATTTGAATCCA ACGACGATGGTGGTAACGGGTCTAACGACGACGAGAACGCGACTGAGCTGGACCTCCTGAAGACCATCAATCACCCACCGCCGCATGCCGGGGAAAAGGCGCCGGAGGACGTGCTGACGATGAGAGGCGTGGATGTGGAGGGTGATGCCGCCGGTGGCGGGTCACTTATCACACGCAGGCTCTACAGGAAGCTCTCAAAGGAGCAGAATGACGAGCTGGAAGCAGCCTTTCAGCAAAACAATTTCATAGACAGG AGCTCGAAAGAGGCCTTGGCTGAGAGGCTCAAGATAACGCTGAAGCAGGTGGATGTCTGGTTCTTGAACCGCAGATGCAG GTTGAGGAAGCAGCAAACTGAGGAGGCCCATATCCAGAACAAGCAGCTAGTTGAAGAACTGACCAAGAAAAAGCGCCGCCTCAAGCGCAAGATAGAGAAGCTCAAGAAGCGCAACAAGGAGCTCAAAGAGAAGCTCAAGGCAGCAGCAACACCTCAGGCGGCggcaccaccacccccaccaccaTCAGCGCCATCAGTCATGCTGCTCCCTCTCACGGCGGGGCTTAACGACGCGCTTGCAGCTGCACTGAACACACAGCAAGGCAgtgcggccgccgctgctgctgctttacCCTCTTCTGGCGCTCCACCACAGCCGCcttccggcggcggctccagcATCATCTGA
- the LOC101776443 gene encoding zinc finger CCCH domain-containing protein 39, translated as MEVVLAPAQPDGLLAAFGPKEPCGFGDRRFTSPSQLTNGDDLFYGYSSPSSPFGLASVLSTPSPCAASLSRGSSDSGSVVDDGDDAAAAADRRHRLARLALQYQEVLARFELCLSYLADASNEAAALRRENDELRVANEDLARRIKMVGDKLADEFSGLRLAEGHGHPTPLRPLAPLPVVPALPKSISVRSPGYLKMNQNGKHRPSKPTKLGSQRVFVGMDGSVKEDGERKGGEEKKLNSGLEFEVYSQGTLKTELCNKWEETGACPYGDQCQFAHGIAELRPVIRHPRYKTEICRMVLAGVLCPYGHRCHFRHSVSPADLFPQHDV; from the exons ATGGAAGTTGTCCTCGCTCCGGCCCAGCCCGACGGCCTGCTCGCGGCGTTCGGGCCCAAGGAGCCCTGCGGCTTTGGAGATCGACGCTTCACCTCGCCCAGCCAGCTCACCAACGGCGACGATCTCTTCTACGGCtactcctccccctcctcccccttcgGCCTCGCCAGCGTGCTCtccacgccgtcgccgtgcgCCGCCTCGCTCTCCCGCGGCTCCTCTGACTCCGGCTCCGTCGTCGACGACGGGGAcgatgcggccgccgccgcggatcgccgccaccgcctcgcccgccTCGCGCTCCAGTACCAGGAGGTGCTCGCCCGCTTCGAGCTCTGCCTCTCGTACCTCGCCGACGCCAGCAACGAGGCAGCGGCGCTCCGGCGGGAGAACGATGAGCTCCGCGTCGCCAACGAGGACCTCGCCCGCCGCATCAAGATGGTCGGCGACAAGCTCGCCGACGAGTTCAGcggtctccgcctcgccgagGGGCACGGGCACCCCACCCCACTTCGTCCTCTAGCACCGCTTCCAGTCGTACCGGCGCTGCCGAAGAGCATCTCCGTCCGTTCGCCCGGCTACCTCAAAATGAACCAGAACGGCAAGCATCGCCCTTCCAAACCAACGAAGCTGGGCTCG CAGCGCGTGTTCGTAGGCATGGACGGCAGCGTGAAGGAGGATGGGGAGCGCAAGGGCGGGGAGGAGAAGAAGCTTAACAGCGGGCTGGAGTTCGAGGTGTACAGCCAGGGCACGTTGAAGACGGAGCTGTGCAACAAGTGGGAGGAGACTGGCGCGTGCCCTTACGGCGACCAGTGCCAGTTCGCGCACGGCATTGCCGAGCTCCGCCCCGTGATCCGCCACCCGCGCTACAAGACGGAGATCTGCCGCATGGTGCTCGCCGGCGTCCTCTGCCCCTACGGCCACCGCTGCCACTTCCGCCACTCCGTCAGCCCCGCCGACCTCTTCCCCCAGCATGACGTCTGA
- the LOC101775233 gene encoding oleosin 16 kDa, translating into MADRQQHAHGHGERPGHPPPDSPSSATLLRRVQTHAPNSTQVVGFLTLLVSGAVLLLLTGLTLTGAVVALVFLGPIALLTSPIWVPVAVAAAVLAAVALSACGFAVAALAAGTWMYRYFTGRHPVGADRMDYARSRIADTASHVKDYAREYGGYLHGRSKDAAPGA; encoded by the coding sequence ATGGCGGATCGGCAGCAGCACGCGCACGGGCACGGCGAGCGGCCGGGGCACCCGCCGCCGGACTCGCCATCGTCGGCGACGCTGCTGCGGCGCGTGCAGACCCACGCGCCCAACTCGACGCAGGTGGTGGGCTTCCTGACGCTGCTCGTGTCCGGcgccgtgctcctcctcctgacGGGGCTCACGCTGACGGGCGCCGTCGTGGCGCTCGTCTTCCTGGGCCCGATCGCGCTGCTCACCAGCCCGATCTGGgtgcccgtcgccgtcgcggccgccgtcctcgccgccgtcgcgctctCCGCCTGCGGCTTCGCCGTCGCGGCGCTCGCGGCGGGGACATGGATGTACCGCTACTTCACGGGGCGCCACCCCGTGGGCGCCGACCGGATGGACTACGCGCGCAGCCGGATCGCCGACACGGCCAGCCACGTCAAGGACTACGCGCGCGAGTACGGCGGGTACCTGCACGGCCGCTCCAAGGACGCCGCGCCAGGAGCatag
- the LOC101786172 gene encoding probable 2-oxoglutarate-dependent dioxygenase AOP1, whose product MSLLEERAALGTPARKWKCTSAFIHCQRRRPLCSTVNSEARAATNHDAKQSNPKPHHHRRHGAKHFSSARSARTGADAMQLPRIDFSGVDPSAPGAGTWSAVRAQVMEALTTVGCFDAQYPALAPEQRAALFDGAVRPLFALPVDAKRRNYYGADKPFHGYLGDIPGYESLAIVDGTKLELVRDFAGLMWPDGGSNDGFCNAVHGAASRIFELEEAVRRMVMEGLGVAKYHDALRASTWHLFRMSEYQAPHAAEKTVRFGSHQDTNLLSIVCQHEVEGLEVQTRDGERVLVKPSPTSLVVMVGQALRAWTNDRLYAPFHRITVGGDATRYSAMLFSVPNFQIQAPGELVDDEHPPRFKPHDNNDYIRFCVSEDGARHEDKLKAFCGV is encoded by the exons ATGTCGCTGCTGGAAGAACGTGCTGCTCTTGGAACTCCTGCGAGGAAATGGAAATGCACGAGCGCCTTCATCCATTG TCAACGTCGGCGGCCGCTATGCTCAACCGTCAACTCCGAGGCCAGAGCAGCCACCAACCACGATGCGAAGCAGAGCAACCCCAAGCCCCATCACCATCGAAGACACGGAGCTAAGCACTTCAGCTCAGCTAGGTCGGCGAGGACAGGCGCCGACGCGATGCAGCTCCCGAGGATCGACTTCTCCGGCGTGGACCCgtcggcgccgggcgccgggacCTGGTCGGCGGTGCGCGCCCAGGTGATGGAGGCGCTGACCACCGTCGGCTGCTTCGACGCGCAGTATCCGGCCCTGGCCCCGGAGCAACGCGCCGCGCTCTTCGACGGCGCCGTGAGGCCGCTCTTCGCGCTGCCGGTCGACGCCAAGCGCCGCAACTACTACGGCGCCGACAAGCCCTTCCACGGCTACCTCGGCGACATCCCGGGCTACGAGAGCCTCGCCATCGTGGACGGCACCAAGCTCGAGCTCGTCCGCGACTTCGCCGGCCTCATGTGGCCCGACGGCGGCAGCAACGACGGCTTCTG CAATGCCGTCCATGGCGCGGCGTCGCGGATCTTCGAGCTCGAGGAGGCGGTGCGGAGGATGGTGATGGAAGGGCTCGGGGTGGCCAAGTACCACGACGCGCTGAGAGCGTCCACGTGGCACCTGTTCCGGATGTCGGAGTACCAGGCGCCTCACGCCGCGGAGAAGACGGTGAGGTTCGGGTCGCATCAGGACACCAATTTGCTCAGCATCGTGTGCCAGCACGAGGTGGAAGGGCTGGAGGTGCAGACGAGGGACGGGGAGCGGGTCCTCGTCAAGCCGTCGCCGACGTCGCTCGTCGTCATGGTCGGCCAGGCACTCCGG GCTTGGACAAACGACCGTCTATACGCACCATTTCACCGGATTACTGTCGGTGGGGATGCCACCAGGTACTCTGCCATGTTGTTCTCCGTCCCGAATTTCCAGATTCAGGCGCCAGGTGAACTTGTGGACGACGAACACCCTCCACGTTTCAAGCCCCATGACAACAATGACTACATCCGCTTCTGTGTTTCCGAAGACGGTGCTCGCCACGAAGATAAGCTCAAGGCCTTCTGTGGAGTGTAA
- the LOC101774428 gene encoding mitogen-activated protein kinase 17, translating to MGGRARSLIRWLRHRSRRVSSSSLHLTSTTNNDNTATGKDLHAHSLPHQPHAEEEEEQQQEEGWQEVAEGPESEPEGCIVFEERGVGPRAPVRTKPPPMDPSKKESEFFTEYGEASRYQVSEVIGKGSYGVVAAAVDTQTGERVAIKKIVDVFDHVSDATRILREIKLLRLLRHPDLVEIKHIMLPPSRREFRDIYVIFELMESDLHQVIKANDDLTAEHHQFFLYQLLRGMKYIHAASVFHRDLKPKNILANADCKLKICDFGLARVSFCETPSAIFWTDYVATRWYRAPELCGSFFSKYTPAIDIWSVGCIFAELLTGKPLFPGKNVVHQLDLMTDLLGTPSAESISKIRNEKARRYLSNMRKKPKVPFTKKFPGVDPMALHLLERLLAFDPKERPSAAEALTDPYFNGLANSEREPIAQPISKLEFEFEKRKLGKDDVRELIYREILEYHPQMLQEYLRGGDGNQMTFMFPSGVDRFRRQFAHLEEGTAKGEKPSPQLRQNVSLPRERVIGNKHGDGDAGLKPVHASVTDGISDPVLSARSLLKSESISASKCIGEKPKHVKDEDSIMETVDETIDEVSKKIAQLKT from the exons AtgggcggccgcgcccgctccctCATCCGCTGGCTCCGACACCGCTCGCGCCGcgtctcctcctcttccctccATCTGACCTCCACCACCAACAACGACAACACCGCCACCGGCAAAGACCTCCACGCACACTCGCTCCCGCACCAACCccacgccgaggaggaggaggagcagcagcaggaggaaggGTGGCAGGAGGTCGCCGAGGGCCCGGAGTCCGAGCCCGAGGGGTGCATTGTCTTCGAGGAGCGGGGCGTAGGTCCGCGCGCGCCCGTGCGCACGAAGCCGCCACCCATGGATCCGAGCAAGAAG GAGTCTGAATTCTTTACAGAGTATGGCGAGGCAAGCCGCTATCAAGTCAGTGAAGTCATTGGCAAAGGTAGCTACGGTGTTGTGGCCGCTGCTGTTGACACCCAGACTGGTGAGCGTGTGGCTATAAAGAAGATTGTTGATGTCTTTGATCATGTCTCCGATGCAACCCGCATCCTTAGGGAGATCAAGCTGCTCCGGTTGCTGCGTCACCCAGACTTAGTTGAGATCAAGCACATTATGCTTCCTCCTTCGCGGAGAGAATTCAGGGACATATATGTAATCTTTGAGTTGATGGAGTCAGATCTCCATCAGGTAATAAAAGCAAATGATGATCTCACAGCGGAGCATCACCAGTTCTTCTTGTACCAGCTGCTTCGTGGAATGAAGTACATTCATGCAG CAAGCGTTTTCCATAGGGATCTTAAGCCAAAGAATATTCTAGCCAATGCTGACTGCAAGCTGAAGATTTGTGATTTTGGCCTTGCCCGTGTGTCATTCTGTGAGACCCCATCAGCCATATTCTGGACG GATTACGTGGCAACTAGATGGTATCGAGCTCCAGAATTATGTGGCTCCTTTTTCTCAAAG TACACTCCTGCTATTGACATTTGGAGCGTAGGATGTATATTTGCTGAATTGCTCACGGGGAAGCCACTCTTTCCAGGGAAGAATGTTGTGCATCAGTTGGATCTTATGACTGATCTACTTGGTACACCTTCAGCAGAGTCCATCTCTAAG ATAAGGAATGAGAAAGCTCGACGATACTTAAGCAATATGAGGAAAAAGCCTAAGGTTCCATTTACTAAAAAGTTTCCAGGGGTAGATCCTATGGCTCTCCATTTGCTTGAACGTCTTCTTGCTTTTGACCCCAAGGAACGACCAAGTGCTGCTGAG GCCCTGACAGATCCATACTTCAATGGATTAGCAAATTCTGAACGTGAACCCATAGCACAGCCTATCTCTAAACTTGAATTTGAGTTTGAGAAGAGGAAGCTGGGAAAAGATGATGTCCGAGAATTAATTTACCGAGAG ATTTTGGAGTACCATCCTCAAATGTTGCAAGAATACCTACGTGGAGGTGATGGGAACCAGATGACCTTCATGTTTCCAAG TGGGGTGGATCGTTTTAGACGACAATTTGCTCATTTGGAAGAAGGTACTGCAAAGGGTGAAAAGCCCAGTCCACAGCTGCGCCAGAATGTTTCTTTACCAAG GGAAAGAGTGATTGGCAATAAACATGGAGATGGCGATGCAGGTCTTAAGCCAGTGCATGCGTCAGTGACTGATGGCATAAGCGACCCGGTCTTGAGTGCGAGAAGCTTGCTGAAGAGTGAAAGCATCAGTGCTTCCAAGTGTATAGGTGAAAAACCAAAGCATGTCAAAGAT GAGGACTCTATTATGGAGACCGTGGACGAAACAATTGATGAGGTGTCGAAGAAGATCGCTCAACTGAAAACCTGA
- the LOC101774829 gene encoding protein CHUP1, chloroplastic, translating into MLVRLGFVVVASVAALTLKRVNSGGRHNKDNGQARERKDKTHHSEHGEKEEEKEEVKTISGIINSARSLDDDDDDMLSEIESLLSGDIDIPIPSDRFDVNGRSQYNAHMANEAAEIDRLRSLVREMEEREVKLEGELLEYYGMKEMETDVTELQKQLKTKTAEINMLNNTINSMQAERKKLQDEVARGAVAKKELEAATSKIKELQRQMQLEAGQTKGQLMLLKQQVIGLKAKEEEAAKKEAEVQRKLKKLKELEVEVIELRRKNKELLYEKRDLIVKLDAAEGKITESDVVANAREEINKLRHTNEDLTKQVEGLQMNRFSEVEELVYLRWVNACLRFELRNYQMPSGKVSARDLNKTLSPKSQERAKQLMLEYAGSERGQGDTDLESVSSMPSSPGSEDFDNVSIDSSSSRYSFLSKRPNLMQKLKRWGRSKDDSSSLASSISGSPRRKPRGPLEALMLKNAGDGTAITTFGQRDPNDILDEENVASSFQLMSKTVEGFADEKYPAYKDRHKLATERENAIKEKAGQVRAQRFGGGHSSALISSPKGALPPKLAQIKERAPAANAASSEQSSDNQNNILVVSQLKLANIEKRATRVPRPPPPRSTTASGATNTASGVQTPRPPGAPPPPPPPPGKTGGPPPPPPPPGALPRSVAGSDKVHRAPEIVEFYQSLMKREAKKETSLGSVSSNVSDARSNMIGEIENRSTFLLAVKADVETQGEFVESLASEVRAASFVNIDDVVAFVNWLDEELSFLVDERAVLKHFDWPESKTDAIREASFEYQDLIKLQNKVSSFTDDRQLACEEALNKMYSLLEKVEQSVYALLRTRDMAVSRYKEYGIPVDWLSDSGVVGKIKLASVQLANKYMKRVASELDALQGTEKEPNREFLLLQGVRFAFRVHQFAGGFDAESMKAFEELRSKMTTQTPAPQISEV; encoded by the exons ATGCTCGTGAGATTGGGCTTCGTCGTTGTAGCCTCCGTCGCAGCTTTAACTCTTAAGAGAGTTAACAGTGGGGGCAGGCATAATAAAG ACAATGGCCAAGCAAGGGAAAGGAAGGACAAGACACACCATTCTGAACAT ggtgagaaagaagaagagaaggaagaggttAAAACAATCAGTGGCATAATCAACTCAGCCCGGTCCCtagacgatgacgacgatgatatGCTTTCTGAGATTGAGAGCCTCCTGTCAGGAGACATTGACATCCCTATACCAAGCGATCGGTTCGATGTCAATGGACGGTCACAGTACAACGCTCACATGGCTAATGAGGCCGCTGAGATAGACAGGCTGCGCAGCCTGGTGAGGGAGATGGAGGAAAGGGAGGTGAAGCTCGAAGGCGAGCTGCTGGAGTACTACGGCATGAAGGAGATGGAGACCGACGTTACTGAGCTGCAGAAGCAGCTCAAGACTAAGACAGCGGAGATCAACATGCTCAACAACACCATCAACTCAATGCAGGCAGAGCGGAAGAAGCTGCAGGATGAGGTTGCGCGTGGAGCGGTAGCCAAGAAAGAGCTTGAAGCGGCTACGAGCAAGATTAAGGAGCTGCAGCGGCAGATGCAGCTGGAGGCCGGCCAGACAAAAGGTCAGCTGATGCTGCTAAAGCAGCAGGTCATTGGATTGAAGGCCAAGGAAGAAGAGGCGGCAAAAAAAGAAGCCGAGGTCCAGCGAAAGCTCAAGAAGCTCAAGGAATTGGAAGTGGAGGTAATTGAGctcaggaggaagaacaaggaGCTTTTGTACGAGAAGAGAGATCTCATAGTGAAGTTGGATGCAGCAGAAGGAAAAATAACAGAG AGTGATGTAGTCGCCAACGCAAGAGAAGAGATAAACAAGCTGAGGCATACAAATGAGGACCTCACAAAGCAAGTGGAAGGCCTACAAATGAACAGATTCAGTGAAGTAGAGGAGCTGGTGTACCTGCGTTGGGTCAATGCTTGTCTGAGATTCGAGCTCCGTAACTATCAGATGCCATCAGGGAAAGTCTCTGCACGTGATCTTAACAAGACCCTGAGCCCCAAATCACAGGAGAGGGCCAAACAGCTGATGTTGGAGTACGCAGGATCTGAACGAGGTCAGGGTGATACAGACCTTGAGAGTGTTTCTTCAATGCCTTCTTCACCCGGAAGCGAAGACTTTGACAATGTTTCAATTGATAGTTCTTCCAGCAGATACAGCTTCCTAAGCAAAAGGCCCAATCTGATGCAAAAGCTCAAAAGGTGGGGAAGGAGCAAGGATGACAGCAGTAGTTTAGCCTCCTCAATCAGTGGCTCTCCAAGGAGGAAACCAAGGGGGCCCCTGGAAGCTCTCATGCTTAAAAATGCAGGAGATGGTACAGCCATAACGACGTTTGGACAGAGAGATCCTAATGACATCTTGGACGAGGAAAATGTCGCATCCTCATTCCAATTGATGTCAAAGACAGTCGAAGGTTTTGCTGATGAGAAGTATCCTGCTTACAAAGATAGGCACAAACTTGCAACTGAACGGGAGAATGCAATAAAAGAGAAGGCTGGACAAGTAAGAGCACAAAGGTTTGGCGGTGGGCATAGTTCAGCTCTTATTTCCTCTCCAAAAGGTGCACTTCCACCAAAACTTGCTCAGATTAAGGAGAGAGCCCCTGCAGCTAACGCCGCATCCAGCGAGCAATCTAGTGACAACCAGAACAACATCCTGGTGGTGAGCCAGTTGAAGCTCGCCAACATTGAGAAGAGAGCAACAAGAGTCCCCAGGCCACCTCCCCCTCGATCAACCACTGCTTCAGGGGCTACAAATACTGCAAGTGGAGTACAAACACCACGTCCACCAGgtgcacctcctcctccaccaccacctcctgggAAAACTGGtggcccaccgccaccgccaccacctccagGTGCTCTACCCAGGAGTGTTGCTGGGAGTGACAAGGTACATCGTGCACCGGAGATTGTTGAGTTCTATCAAAGTCTCATGAAGCGTGAAGCAAAGAAGGAGACATCTCTAGGATCAGTGTCATCCAATGTTTCTGACGCCAGGAGTAATATGATTGGAGAGATTGAGAACAGATCAACATTCCTCTTGGCT GTCAAAGCTGATGTGGAGACGCAAGGAGAATTTGTCGAGTCTCTAGCAAGTGAGGTCCGAGCAGCAAGCTTTGTAAATATTGATGATGTCGTTGCATTTGTAAATTGGTTGGATGAGGAGTTATCCTTCTTG GTTGATGAACGAGCAGTGCTAAAGCATTTCGATTGGCCAGAGAGCAAAACTGATGCAATAAGAGAAGCATCTTTTGAGTACCAAGACCTGATAAAGTTACAGAACAAGGTTTCATCCTTTACCGATGATCGACAACTTGCATGTGAGGAAGCTCTCAACAAGATGTATTCCTTGCTTGAGAA AGTGGAGCAGAGTGTCTATGCACTACTCCGTACTAGAGATATGGCCGTCTCACGGTACAAGGAGTATGGGATCCCAGTTGACTGGCTGTCTGATTCTGGAGTAGTTGGCAAG ATCAAATTGGCATCTGTCCAGCTCGCAAACAAGTATATGAAGAGGGTTGCTTcagaacttgatgcattgcaagGCACCGAGAAAGAGCCCAATAGAGAATTTTTGCTTCTCCAGGGTGTGAGATTCGCTTTCCGAGTTCATCAG TTTGCCGGAGGCTTCGATGCAGAAAGCATGAAAGCTTTTGAAGAGCTAAGGAGCAAGATGACTACACAGACACCAGCTCCACAGATATCTGAAGTGTAA
- the LOC101776041 gene encoding probable 2-oxoglutarate-dependent dioxygenase AOP1.2 yields MSGSAEATQLPRIDFSGVDPSAPGSGIWPAVRAQVVDALATIGCFDARYPALAPELRAALFDGAVKPLFALPVDAKPCNNYGPEKPFPGYLGESQGLDGQESLAMVDAPKPEAVRAFADLMWPDGGGNPSFWLQLLGSAARVAARPSMARRSGWPSWRRRCGGWCWRGSGWPSNTSRREEKPAEKLK; encoded by the exons ATGAGCGGGAGCGCCGAGGCGACGCAGCTCCCCCGAATCGACTTCTCCGGCGTGGACCCGTCGGCGCCGGGCTCCGGGATCTGGCCGGCGGTGCGCGCCCAGGTGGTGGACGCGCTCGCTACTATCGGCTGCTTCGACGCGCGCTACCCGGCCCTAGcgccggagctccgcgccgcgcTCTTCGACGGCGCCGTCAAACCGCTCTTCGCCCTGCCCGTCGACGCCAAGCCGTGCAACAACTACGGACCGGAGAAGCCGTTCCCAGGCTACCTCGGTGAGTCCCAGGGTCTCGACGGCCAGGAGAGTCTCGCCATGGTGGACGCTCCCAAGCCCGAGGCCGTCCGCGCCTTCGCGGACCTCATGtggcccgacggcggcggcaacccCAGTTTCTG GTTACAGCTTCTCGGCTCTGCCGCGCGCGTGGCAGCGAGGCCGTCCATGGCGCGGCGAAGCGGATGGCCgagctggaggaggcggtgcgGAGGATGGTGCTGGAGGGGCTCGGGGTGGCCGAGCAACACGAGCCGCCGCGAAGaaaagccggctgaaaagctgaaatga
- the LOC101785765 gene encoding homeobox-leucine zipper protein HOX3-like, which yields MEPTGISKSLSGLELAVAAADGNGSNDNGKNATMEIALPDTTSNHPVHSGDGEMQQMDGVGVEEEGGGGSSSQGRNYVRLTREQTDVLEEAFQENQNPETKTKKELAGRINVSLQKVHVWFQTRRARFNQMKRGEEHKEEVISLTNKVSSLNEQLSSQIKTIISLNEQASSQTKTIISLTGQVSSLSEKVISLTGQVSSLAEKDISLSEKVTSLTEEKHHLESELAKLKAAAPPVVPPLPLPASAPAPAPLADEAAFLLPVPGLVQAFVGLCPECASNFRNMRGGGASAAASTSSAPPPPSSSPRLCPDSRSTFRNLAAAVGSLALRQAEAGAGAS from the exons ATGGAGCCCACGGGGATCAGCAAGTCCTTATCAGGCCTGGAGCTTGCCGTCGCCGCTGCTG ATGGTAACGGGTCCAACGACAACGGGAAGAACGCGACGATGGAGATAGCCCTCCCGGACACCACCAGCAACCACCCGGTGCACAGCGGAGACGGGGAAATGCAGCAGATGGATGGGGTTggtgtggaggaggagggcggcggcgggtcgtcgTCCCAGGGCCGCAACTACGTGCGGCTCACCCGTGAGCAGACTGACGTGCTGGAAGAAGCCTTTCAGGAGAACCAAAACCCAGAGACG AAGACGAAGAAGGAACTGGCTGGGAGAATCAATGTGTCACTGCAAAAGGTGCACGTTTGGTTCCAGACTCGCAGGGCAAG GTTCAACCAGATGAAGCGCGGTGAAGAGCACAAGGAGGAAGTCATCTCGCTGACAAACAAAGTCAGCTCACTGAACGAGCAACTCAGCTCGCAGATTAAGACGATCATCTCACTGAACGAGCAAGCCAGCTCGCAGACTAAGACGATCATCTCACTGACCGGGCAAGTGAGCTCGCTGAGTGAGAAGGTCATCTCACTGACGGGGCAAGTCAGCTCCCTGGCCGAGAAAGACATCTCACTGTCCGAGAAAGTCACTTCATTGACAGAGGAGAAGCACCACCTCGAGAGCGAGCTTGCGAAGCTCAAGGCGGCAGCGCCGCCTGTGGTACCACCACTACCTctgccggcgtcggcgccggcgccggcgccattaGCCGACGAGGCCGCGTTTCTGCTACCGGTTCCGGGGCTGGTTCAGGCATTTGTAGGACTGTGCCCTGAGTGTGCGAGCAACTTCAGAAACATGAGAGGCGGAGGTGCTAGTGCTGCTGCTTCCACCAGTAGCGCTCCACCTCCGCCTTCCTCTTCTCCCAGGCTGTGCCCCGACAGCAGGAGCACCTTCAGAAACCTGGCAGCAGCGGTAGGTAGCCTTGCCCTGCGGCAGGCCGAGGCCGGTGCTGGTGCTAGCTAG
- the LOC101775633 gene encoding uncharacterized protein LOC101775633, which translates to MEAEAFPIQFTRGVRAYWRRRKYHRLEAADGGKSRVTRQLGASRRGGGGWGAVRRLRVRVRVALAAPRRALARARDAYVGAMLALARRASAITLPGGGPDGLWTKRVPRRKQLPAPSAARTTEFEQRLIFEIYKSIVASKELTAMLHSSAGHLPQAAAPMPANHLLDM; encoded by the coding sequence ATGGAGGCCGAGGCGTTCCCGATACAGTTCACGCGGGGGGTGCGCGCCTACTGGCGCCGGCGCAAGTACCACCGCCTGGAGGCCGCGGACGGCGGCAAGTCCCGTGTCACGCGGCAGCTGGGCGCgtcgcggcgcggcggaggcgggtggGGCGCCGTCCGGCGGCTGCGCGTGCGGGTGCGCGTGGCCCtggccgcgccgcggcgcgcgctggcgcgggcgcgggacgcGTACGTGGGCGCCATGCTGGCGCTGGCCAGGAGGGCGTCGGCGATCACGctgcccggcggcggccccgaCGGGCTCTGGACCAAGCGGGTGCCGCGCCGGAAGCAGCTGCCGGCGCCGAGCGCCGCCCGGACCACGGAGTTCGAGCAGCGGCTCATCTTCGAGATCTACAAGTCCATCGTCGCGTCCAAGGAGCTCACCGCCATGCTCCACTCCTCCGCCGGGCACCtgccgcaggcggcggcgccgatgcCCGCCAATCACCTGCTCGACATGTGA